A DNA window from Arachis duranensis cultivar V14167 chromosome 3, aradu.V14167.gnm2.J7QH, whole genome shotgun sequence contains the following coding sequences:
- the LOC107476395 gene encoding uncharacterized protein LOC107476395 isoform X2, giving the protein MAPRKSPRERQMLVLESVIALVFVLVACVELCDGATVVDVYRLIQYDISGAPFGSRLAGLNHHATSLHFSPHADLSRTVLLIPLREFNISFVKENKPLGGLLFLLPQIFNFENKGEVGSNHLDGTEELLKNVLAELEQILIRTNLPYPVYFAFEDDNINAVLADIKKSDITGQPATATTGGYKFVVSALEPKSLVSPSITNIQGWLTGLKAGDDAHQLPTIAIVASYDTFGAAPALSVGSDSNGSGVVALLEVARLFSLLYSNPKTRGQYNLLFGLTSGGPYNYNGTRKWLRSFDQRLRESIDYAICIDSIGSWENELWIHVSKPPENSYIKQIMEDFSSVAEELGFNVNLKHKKINISNPRVAWEHEQFSRLRVTAATLSELSAAPELLEKTGGLIDSRHFVDEKAIIRGVKLVAESLARHIYGHQGKNIQIFADNSNLAVNPYYIRSWLDVLSQTPRVAPFFSKDDPFVMALKKELEDHTDEVNLQREALDGMFTFYDSTSAKLNIYQVASVTFDLLLLLVLGSYLIVLFSFLVITTRGLDDLISLFRRPPSRKVKTA; this is encoded by the exons ATGGCGCCTAGAAAATCACCGCGCGAGCGCCAAATGCTGGTACTCGAGTCGGTCATCGCCCTCGTGTTCGTGCTGGTTGCCTGCGTCGAGCTCTGCGACGGCGCCACCGTCGTCGATGTCTACCGCCTCATTCAGTACGACATATCCGGCGCCCCCTTTGGATCTCGCCTCGCCGGACTCAATCACCACGCCACATCCCTCCACTTCTCTCCGCACGCCGATCTCTCTCGCACAGTACTTCTCATTCCTCTTCGCGAGTTCAACATCTCCTTCGTCAAAG AAAACAAGCCTCTGGGGGGTTTGTTATTCTTGCTGCCACAgatattcaattttgaaaataaaggtGAAGTGGGAAGTAATCATTTAGATGGAACTGAAGAGTTGCTGAAGAATGTGTTGGCTGAACTTGAACAGATACTTATACGTACCAACTTACCT TATcctgtttattttgcttttgagGATGACAACATTAATGCTGTGTTAGCTGATATCAAGAAGAGTGATATCACTGGTCAACCAGCTACTGCAACTACTGGCGG ATACAAATTTGTTGTTTCAGCTCTAGAACCAAAGAGTCTTGTCTCTCCATCCATTACCAACATTCAG GGGTGGTTGACAGGACTGAAGGCAGGTGATGATGCACATCAATTACCCACCATCGCAATAGTGGCATCATATGACACCTTTGGAGCTGCTCCt GCATTATCAGTGGGAAGTGATAGTAATGGAAGTGGTGTTGTGGCTCTTCTTGAAGTAGCTAGGTTGTTTTCACTTTTGTATTCTAATCCAAAGACCAGAGGTCAATACAATCTGTTGTTTGGGCTAACATCTGGTGGGCCTTACAACTACAATGGAACTCGTAAG TGGCTTCGGAGCTTTGATCAACGATTGCGTGAAAGCATTGACTATGCTATTTGCATAGATAGTATTGGCTCCTGGGAGAATGAATTGTGGATTCATGTGTCTAAGCCTCCAGAAAATTCCTACATTAAGCAAATCATGGAA GATTTTTCAAGTGTTGCAGAAGAGTTGGGCTTTAATGTGAATTTGAagcataagaaaataaatatctcaaATCCTCGA GTAGCTTGGGAGCATGAACAGTTTTCAAGGTTGAGAGTTACTGCTGCCACTCTTTCTGAACTTTCGGCTGCACCTGAACTGCTAGAAAAGACTGGTGGTTTGATTGACAGCAG GCATTTTGTAGATGAAAAGGCAATTATCAGAGGTGTGAAATTAGTTGCTGAGAGTCTTGCA CGGCATATTTACGGACATCAAGGAAAGAACATCCAAATCTTTGCAGACAACAGTAACTTGGCTGTAAATCCTTATTATATCCGATCATGGTTAGATGTTTTGTCCCAAACACCTCGAGTGGCACCATTTTTCTCGAAAGATGATCCTTTTGTCATGGCTCTGAAAAAG GAATTAGAAGATCATACAGATGAGGTCAATCTGCAACGTGAAGCTCTAGATGGGATGTTCACATTTTATGATTCTACTAGCGCAAAGCTGAACATATATCAG GTTGCCAGTGTCACATTTGACTTGTTATTGCTTCTAGTACTGGGGTCGTATTTAATTGTGCTCTTCAGTTTCTTGGTCATCACAACTAGG GGTCTTGATGATCTGATCAGTTTATTTCGGCGGCCTCCCTCGCGAAAAGTGAAGACTGCATAA
- the LOC107476507 gene encoding transcription repressor OFP8-like has protein sequence MSSNNKQALFKTVFTINGSCGCGKTKALEVHEPTPKPKISIHQNNTNTTINNPSSMASSFTTTSHNGAFSGAEDEDSSTTISESETTHEHISNNLIIPKRSPLMDTLAVEKDSSDPYHDFRHSMLQMIFEKEIESKDDLQDLLQCFLQLNAPHYHHIIVKAFNQICEEAFPEKVCTTTPSIDRRSSSCRNTFIVHKTCR, from the coding sequence ATGTCTTCCAACAACAAACAAGCTCTTTTCAAAACTGTATTCACAATAAACGGTAGCTGTGGCTGCGGCAAAACAAAGGCCTTAGAGGTACACGAACCAaccccaaaacccaaaatctcCATTCACCAGAACAACACAAATACAACAATTAACAACCCTAGCAGCATGGCTTCTTCATTCACCACTACTTCGCACAACGGTGCCTTCTCCGGCGCTGAGGACGAAGATTCCTCCACCACAATCTCTGAATCCGAAACCACCCATGAGCATATCAGCAATAACCTTATTATCCCCAAACGAAGCCCACTCATGGATACACTTGCAGTTGAGAAGGACTCTTCGGACCCATATCATGATTTCCGGCATTCCATGCTCCAAATGATCTTCGAGAAAGAGATTGAATCTAAGGATGATCTTCAGGATCTTCTTCAGTGTTTTCTTCAGCTGAATGCACCTCATTACCATCATATCATCGTTAAGGCCTTCAATCAGATATGTGAAGAGGCCTTCCCTGAGAAGGTTTGTACTACTACCCCTTCTATTGACAGAAGATCTTCCTCTTGTAGGAACACCTTCATCGTTCACAAGACTTGCCGCTGA
- the LOC107476395 gene encoding uncharacterized protein LOC107476395 isoform X1, producing MAPRKSPRERQMLVLESVIALVFVLVACVELCDGATVVDVYRLIQYDISGAPFGSRLAGLNHHATSLHFSPHADLSRTVLLIPLREFNISFVKEYIAENKPLGGLLFLLPQIFNFENKGEVGSNHLDGTEELLKNVLAELEQILIRTNLPYPVYFAFEDDNINAVLADIKKSDITGQPATATTGGYKFVVSALEPKSLVSPSITNIQGWLTGLKAGDDAHQLPTIAIVASYDTFGAAPALSVGSDSNGSGVVALLEVARLFSLLYSNPKTRGQYNLLFGLTSGGPYNYNGTRKWLRSFDQRLRESIDYAICIDSIGSWENELWIHVSKPPENSYIKQIMEDFSSVAEELGFNVNLKHKKINISNPRVAWEHEQFSRLRVTAATLSELSAAPELLEKTGGLIDSRHFVDEKAIIRGVKLVAESLARHIYGHQGKNIQIFADNSNLAVNPYYIRSWLDVLSQTPRVAPFFSKDDPFVMALKKELEDHTDEVNLQREALDGMFTFYDSTSAKLNIYQVASVTFDLLLLLVLGSYLIVLFSFLVITTRGLDDLISLFRRPPSRKVKTA from the exons ATGGCGCCTAGAAAATCACCGCGCGAGCGCCAAATGCTGGTACTCGAGTCGGTCATCGCCCTCGTGTTCGTGCTGGTTGCCTGCGTCGAGCTCTGCGACGGCGCCACCGTCGTCGATGTCTACCGCCTCATTCAGTACGACATATCCGGCGCCCCCTTTGGATCTCGCCTCGCCGGACTCAATCACCACGCCACATCCCTCCACTTCTCTCCGCACGCCGATCTCTCTCGCACAGTACTTCTCATTCCTCTTCGCGAGTTCAACATCTCCTTCGTCAAAG AATATATTGCAGAAAACAAGCCTCTGGGGGGTTTGTTATTCTTGCTGCCACAgatattcaattttgaaaataaaggtGAAGTGGGAAGTAATCATTTAGATGGAACTGAAGAGTTGCTGAAGAATGTGTTGGCTGAACTTGAACAGATACTTATACGTACCAACTTACCT TATcctgtttattttgcttttgagGATGACAACATTAATGCTGTGTTAGCTGATATCAAGAAGAGTGATATCACTGGTCAACCAGCTACTGCAACTACTGGCGG ATACAAATTTGTTGTTTCAGCTCTAGAACCAAAGAGTCTTGTCTCTCCATCCATTACCAACATTCAG GGGTGGTTGACAGGACTGAAGGCAGGTGATGATGCACATCAATTACCCACCATCGCAATAGTGGCATCATATGACACCTTTGGAGCTGCTCCt GCATTATCAGTGGGAAGTGATAGTAATGGAAGTGGTGTTGTGGCTCTTCTTGAAGTAGCTAGGTTGTTTTCACTTTTGTATTCTAATCCAAAGACCAGAGGTCAATACAATCTGTTGTTTGGGCTAACATCTGGTGGGCCTTACAACTACAATGGAACTCGTAAG TGGCTTCGGAGCTTTGATCAACGATTGCGTGAAAGCATTGACTATGCTATTTGCATAGATAGTATTGGCTCCTGGGAGAATGAATTGTGGATTCATGTGTCTAAGCCTCCAGAAAATTCCTACATTAAGCAAATCATGGAA GATTTTTCAAGTGTTGCAGAAGAGTTGGGCTTTAATGTGAATTTGAagcataagaaaataaatatctcaaATCCTCGA GTAGCTTGGGAGCATGAACAGTTTTCAAGGTTGAGAGTTACTGCTGCCACTCTTTCTGAACTTTCGGCTGCACCTGAACTGCTAGAAAAGACTGGTGGTTTGATTGACAGCAG GCATTTTGTAGATGAAAAGGCAATTATCAGAGGTGTGAAATTAGTTGCTGAGAGTCTTGCA CGGCATATTTACGGACATCAAGGAAAGAACATCCAAATCTTTGCAGACAACAGTAACTTGGCTGTAAATCCTTATTATATCCGATCATGGTTAGATGTTTTGTCCCAAACACCTCGAGTGGCACCATTTTTCTCGAAAGATGATCCTTTTGTCATGGCTCTGAAAAAG GAATTAGAAGATCATACAGATGAGGTCAATCTGCAACGTGAAGCTCTAGATGGGATGTTCACATTTTATGATTCTACTAGCGCAAAGCTGAACATATATCAG GTTGCCAGTGTCACATTTGACTTGTTATTGCTTCTAGTACTGGGGTCGTATTTAATTGTGCTCTTCAGTTTCTTGGTCATCACAACTAGG GGTCTTGATGATCTGATCAGTTTATTTCGGCGGCCTCCCTCGCGAAAAGTGAAGACTGCATAA